The DNA window TCAACGAGAGGTGCGCGGCCGAAGTATTGAAATAGTGCTGTGCGGCCGAACCGATTCCGTAAACCATCGGACCGAACTCTGCCACATTGAGGTAGAGTTCCATGATCTGGTCCTTGGTCAGCTCCTGCTCCAGATAGCTGGTGAGCACAGCCTCCTGAAGCTTCCTCGAGAGCGTCTTGGATCGCTCGAGGTACAGGTTCTTCGCGAGCTGCATGCTGATCGTACTGGCTCCGCGTACGAATCGCCGCTGCTTGAGGTTCTCTCGAATGGAGTTCTTGATCGCTTCCTGATCGAATCCACCGTGACGACGGAACCCGCTATCCTCCGTCGTCATCACCGCGACCTCCATGAATCGAGAGATCGAGCCGTAGGAGACCCATTGCGAGGTCCCAGGCCCGATGTTCAGAGAGGTAGCTCGCCCGTTAGGGTCCGTAACCTTATGCTTGAACGGGGCCCGAAAGCGCTCCACCGAGAGTTCTCGAGGGACCTCGATTAGTTTGCATGTATTCGAGACTCTCCAGTCGATATGGAAGTCACGCTCCAGCCGGGAAGTGTCGAAGCGCAACTGCCCCTTGATCCCCAGGGTCCCGCCCAGCCTCATGGGCTTTACCTTTTCGACGATACCCTCGGGAAGCGAGTCGAGCATCGCCTGGCAGGAGGTCAATGGGACCTCCGCGTCCCCCTTCATCTGAAAGTGCTTACCAGTCCTGTGGTATTCGCCCTTCGCCAGAAGCCGAAGGTCATCGAGAGCAAACTCTCCCTCCTTGACCTCCACGTGGGAGCCATCGAGGAGAGCGCTCGCGTCCGCGCGCCAAGCGACGTTCATTCCCTCAATGGGCACTGCCGAAAGCCCTGAATTCCGGACGGAGAGGTTCTTCAGCGTTCCGCTCCCGCCGAGCTGCAAGGAGCGACCGTCCTCGGAGAGAACCAGGCGAGCGCGCGTGGTCAGTGTGGTTTTGGCTACATCGAAGAGGCCAAGGTCGCCTTCTCGTACACCAAGAACCGATAGCTTGATCGGGCCACCATCGAGTTCGGCCGAGATCTCTTGCGAAATGCCGGCGCCGGTGCGGATGGGAATACGAAGCCGGAAGAGCAGTGGCTGGATCGCAGCACCAGCGCCGCCGTCATCCGGCCGCCCTTCAGCGATCTCTGACTTCTCCGGGGCCAACTCAGCGACCAATGCTTCATTGGTGCGCTGGATCGTGAGTCTTCCGGGCCCCAGACCGAGTTGCCCAGCATTCATATGAAGCTGGCCACGGACTCCCCCCATATTGATGACTGCGTCACCGGCGAGCAGCCCATCCACGGACCCCGCAATGGCCACCAGCGCAGAACGCAACGCGATTCCCACATCGTCAGAGGCTCGAGAGCGCTCCTCTTTGCCATCGACTGGTGTATTGCCCTCTGTCGAGACGGCAATATCGGCTTCGACCCCCGTGGTTTCGATTGCGGCAATCCGGGGAGGCTGAGTACCCCGGAGTAGAACGATGCGCCCATTGCGAACGGCGAGGCTCGACCCGCGTACGCCAAGGCGAGCTTCGTCTGCGGTAAGGGTGACCTGCGCCTCATCCTCGGAAAACTGGACTCCAGTCGCCCACAGGGACTCTCGAGGCGCCTCTGCCTGGTCTTTCCAGTCCAGATTCACCCCGGTCACTTCGGAGGAGAGCCGACGGCCGCCTCCCCC is part of the Chondromyces crocatus genome and encodes:
- a CDS encoding biosynthetic peptidoglycan transglycosylase; protein product: MRTRFKVAALIGIGLILALAIGVEPYVRYRARTAATAYHSQAEIRAVRLTWRGFRLLDTTLRLEDVPSATVHLPEIEVALRTSGPHVTLRGGTVSVVGARETVLRELQAWRARSRGSSRAGGGGRRLSSEVTGVNLDWKDQAEAPRESLWATGVQFSEDEAQVTLTADEARLGVRGSSLAVRNGRIVLLRGTQPPRIAAIETTGVEADIAVSTEGNTPVDGKEERSRASDDVGIALRSALVAIAGSVDGLLAGDAVINMGGVRGQLHMNAGQLGLGPGRLTIQRTNEALVAELAPEKSEIAEGRPDDGGAGAAIQPLLFRLRIPIRTGAGISQEISAELDGGPIKLSVLGVREGDLGLFDVAKTTLTTRARLVLSEDGRSLQLGGSGTLKNLSVRNSGLSAVPIEGMNVAWRADASALLDGSHVEVKEGEFALDDLRLLAKGEYHRTGKHFQMKGDAEVPLTSCQAMLDSLPEGIVEKVKPMRLGGTLGIKGQLRFDTSRLERDFHIDWRVSNTCKLIEVPRELSVERFRAPFKHKVTDPNGRATSLNIGPGTSQWVSYGSISRFMEVAVMTTEDSGFRRHGGFDQEAIKNSIRENLKQRRFVRGASTISMQLAKNLYLERSKTLSRKLQEAVLTSYLEQELTKDQIMELYLNVAEFGPMVYGIGSAAQHYFNTSAAHLSLSQCLYLASILPNPRIQHFAAGGAVSQGWTRYLRKLMETAAKRKWITEEELEEGLTETAVRGHPMPLRGPASRPSHGDFAGADEPDVAPDGE